The Armatimonas rosea genome includes a window with the following:
- a CDS encoding flippase, translating to MSGMSARVAKNIVGTLGTQLLTFAMAFLVNLYLPRYLGPEGTGKLAIIASWVTVLGVFVPLGTSQVIVKEVARDRTKAGALLANGLALRLLMGITAVPIAYLVAWALGYSREMLILLLVSVPGMVVFVLSDVFATIYQGREELARFNRATLLDKVAYGLAVLLLVAFKAPLWMIAGVAILSGLLTFTFYAVGLRDVLKTLTLPRWADLKSLAVASLPFMGLLIFRTLYGQTDPIVLGAVATKVEAGWYATAFKLVGSAMFFPMALVFALLPTLSRLHGSGDHAGFLSLARRALDISLLVGLPISAAAIFLAKPIVQLLYGPSFAGAAPVLAVGGFGMLLYFVTAVLGLLVISLDRQLVQTRSALIACLFGIPLCILFSWGGHQLWGNAALGAIVSDVLVEVYLGVVYWKALPAELFDTALVSRAVRYTLSALLMVLGLWLSLGTSLGLWGILPCMVVYLAACVLLRCWSPAELRDLRGMLVRRPA from the coding sequence ATGAGCGGCATGAGCGCCCGCGTGGCGAAGAATATTGTCGGCACCCTCGGGACCCAGCTCCTGACCTTTGCCATGGCCTTCCTGGTCAACCTCTACCTGCCGCGCTATCTCGGGCCGGAGGGGACCGGCAAGCTCGCCATTATCGCCAGCTGGGTGACTGTCCTAGGGGTCTTTGTGCCGCTGGGGACATCGCAGGTGATCGTCAAGGAGGTCGCCCGGGACCGCACGAAGGCAGGCGCACTCTTGGCCAACGGCCTGGCCCTGCGCCTCCTGATGGGGATCACCGCCGTGCCGATCGCCTACCTGGTTGCCTGGGCGCTGGGCTACTCGCGGGAGATGTTGATCCTGCTACTGGTGAGCGTCCCCGGCATGGTGGTCTTTGTGCTCAGCGATGTCTTTGCGACCATCTACCAGGGCCGTGAGGAGCTGGCCCGCTTCAACCGGGCGACCCTGCTGGATAAAGTGGCCTACGGGCTCGCGGTCCTGCTCCTGGTCGCCTTCAAGGCGCCGCTCTGGATGATCGCGGGGGTGGCGATCCTCTCGGGGCTGCTGACCTTTACGTTCTATGCGGTGGGGCTGCGGGATGTCCTCAAGACCCTAACGCTGCCCCGCTGGGCGGACCTGAAGTCGCTGGCGGTGGCGAGCCTGCCGTTTATGGGGCTGCTGATCTTCCGCACCCTCTACGGCCAGACCGATCCGATCGTTCTTGGGGCCGTCGCCACCAAGGTCGAGGCGGGCTGGTACGCAACCGCCTTTAAGCTGGTGGGCTCGGCGATGTTCTTTCCGATGGCGCTGGTCTTTGCGCTCCTACCCACCCTCTCGCGCCTGCACGGCAGTGGGGACCACGCGGGCTTCCTCTCGCTGGCGCGCCGGGCACTGGATATCTCCCTCTTGGTGGGGCTTCCCATCTCCGCCGCCGCGATCTTTCTGGCGAAGCCGATTGTCCAGCTTCTCTATGGCCCGAGCTTTGCCGGTGCCGCTCCCGTGCTCGCCGTGGGGGGCTTTGGGATGCTGCTATACTTCGTGACGGCGGTGCTGGGCCTGCTAGTGATCTCGCTGGACCGGCAGCTCGTCCAGACCCGGAGTGCGCTGATCGCCTGTCTCTTTGGCATCCCGCTCTGCATTCTCTTCTCCTGGGGCGGCCACCAGCTCTGGGGCAACGCCGCGCTGGGGGCGATTGTCTCCGATGTGCTGGTCGAGGTCTATCTGGGCGTGGTCTACTGGAAGGCGCTCCCCGCCGAGCTCTTCGACACGGCACTGGTCTCGCGCGCGGTGCGCTACACGCTCTCGGCGCTGCTGATGGTACTGGGGCTCTGGCTCTCGCTAGGGACCAGTCTGGGGCTCTGGGGCATCCTTCCCTGCATGGTTGTCTACCTCGCCGCCTGCGTGCTTCTGCGCTGCTGGAGCCCCGCCGAGCTCCGCGACCTGCGCGGGATGCTCGTCCGCCGCCCCGCGTAA
- a CDS encoding serine O-acetyltransferase: MTLTQLIRSDIAAWASIWKSKPSAAFVFHYCGLRATVLYRISHALWKSRVPLLPGMLFRLNITLHGFDVPPATAIGPGLYVPHPVGTVLSAERIGANVTLISGITVGMRGEGEFPIIEDGAFIGAGARILGKVTVGAGAKIGANAVVLKDVPAGATAVGVPARILGSSSEKVAA; this comes from the coding sequence ATGACTCTCACACAACTGATCCGTAGCGATATCGCCGCGTGGGCGAGTATCTGGAAGAGCAAGCCCAGCGCGGCGTTTGTCTTTCACTACTGCGGGCTCCGGGCCACGGTCCTCTACCGGATCAGCCATGCGCTCTGGAAGAGCCGTGTGCCGCTTCTTCCGGGGATGCTCTTTCGGCTCAATATCACCCTGCATGGCTTCGATGTCCCCCCGGCGACCGCCATTGGCCCGGGCCTCTATGTCCCGCATCCCGTGGGCACCGTGCTCTCCGCGGAGCGCATCGGGGCCAATGTCACCCTCATCTCCGGGATCACAGTGGGGATGCGCGGTGAGGGCGAGTTCCCCATTATCGAGGATGGCGCGTTTATCGGGGCGGGGGCGCGGATCTTGGGCAAGGTGACGGTCGGGGCGGGGGCGAAGATCGGGGCCAATGCGGTGGTCCTCAAGGATGTTCCTGCAGGCGCGACCGCAGTCGGGGTGCCGGCACGGATTCTCGGGAGCTCGTCGGAGAAGGTAGCCGCATGA